In the genome of Halobacteriovorax sp. DA5, the window TAATTGGATGAACAAATCCAAGAATTTTTGCATGTAAAAATGGATGCTCGTAATCTTTGATAATGGCCTTAAGTCGATTATCAATTCTTAGAAGGTCATTCTTTGGAACACCGTAAAGTGGGTCCATTAGAATGGGAGCATTTAGTAGCTGGCTTAAGTGAACACGAATTTGATGTGTTCTTCCCGTTTCAAGCTTTAATTCAACATGGCTTAGATTTTGGTAATATTTTAGTACTTTAAAATTTGTAATAGAGTTCTTTCCACCTCGTACATCAACGGCCATCTTTAAGCGATTATTTGGATGACGTCCTATAGTTGATTCAAGTCTTCCTTCTGGTGGAATTTTAGTACTGACGCTTATGCATTGATAGTAGCGGTCAATATCGTGGGCCTGAAATAATTTTACAAGTTCTTCATGGCATTTCTGGTTTTTTGCAATCACCATAACACCACTTGTTCCTTTATCAAGTCGATGAACAATTCCTGGACGCTTTTCATCTCCAACACCTTGAATGTCTTTACAGTGATGAAGAATAGCGTTTACAAGAGTTCCGGTATAATTACCTGGGGCAGGGTGGGTAACCATGCCAACTGGTTTTACAACAATGGCAAGATGCTCATCTTCAAAGAGAATTTTTAAAGGAATATTTTCTGCTTTTGCTGTAGCCTCTCTTGGAGGAGGTATATCAATAGTAACTTCAGTACCTACTGGAGGCATTTTTTTTAATTCGATTTTATTATCAGAAGTAATGGAGCCTTTTTTAAAAAGCTCCTTAAGAAAACTACGAGACTGTTCAAGCTTACTCGCAAGAACTTGATCGAGCCTAGTAAACTCATCATGGTCTTCTTGGGTGATCGTAATAACAAACTTAGAATTTTGATCACTCATGACAGCTTAGTTGCCTTCTTTTAAAGCTTTAACTCTTTGTAGATAAGAGTTTGCAACTAAATCTGGATTAAGTTTTAGTACTTTCGCATATTGATAAACAAATCCTCTAACGTAAACGATAGCAGGCATCTTATCAACTTCTTCATTTTCAATATACTGTAGGAAAGTTTTCGATATTTTTGTCATATCAGACATACGACTTACATCTACTTTCTTGTATTCACGAACTTTCTTTAAGAATTCACCAGTATACTCACTACATTGCTCAATTTCTTTTTCAAATTCAGCATTTTGCTCGTATTCAAGTCCGTAGCGTTTTTTGGCAACGAGACGATTCATTTGATTCGTTACTTTTATTGTATTTTCATCAGCAGGCTTTGACGTTGGAATATAATTTGTATCATCTTCGATTACAATTCCACGAGCTTGATTGTATTTCTTTCTTTTCGTTGGATTGCTTAAAATATTGTAAGCTTCCTCGATAAGTTCAAGTACTTTATGTGCCTCTTCTTCTGATAGGAGAGAGTAAATGGCCAGACTATCTCCACTATAGGCTGCTCTTGCGGCCGCATATGCTTTTTGAATATCGTCTGCCGAAGCATTAGGTGCTACTTCTAATACTTCATAATAGTTCTTCTCTTTACTCATTTATTCCTCATTAATATATTAAACAATTTTCTTCGTTAGATTTAAGATTCTGTTGATTACGTGCTCAAAATTCTTTACTAGTGCAGAATTAGGAAACTCAAGAATAAGAGGTCTCTTCTTCTTCACACTTTGCCAAACTGTTGCATCGTACTCAAGAAAGCCAACGTAATCTAAGTTAATGCCAAAGTATTTCTTAGAAATAATTCTCATGGCAAAACCAATATCGATATCAGCTTGAGTTCGGGCCTGGTTAATAACTAGTTTCGGAGTAATTGCTTCAATTTCTCTTTTTAGTTTTAGACCTTGAGCTTCATTTATTTGCATGGCCTTTTCAATAATTTCAGATGGAGTGCGGTTTTCACCTACTTTTCCATTAAGAACTTTATCAATAAGTGGTCCAAGCTCTAGGAAGTCATCAACTGATTGCAGCTTGCGATGATATATTGACTTGATAAAACGATAAGTGTTTTCAATTGATGTTGGCTCTGGAAGAGTTACTAAGATTCCTTGGTCAGCTCCTAGGAAGAAGTCCAAAGTATTATTAGTTGTTCCCGCACCAAGATCCAGAAGTATATAGTCGGCATCAAGTTCACGAAGATCATTTAAAACTTTTGATTTATGAGCGGCTTTTAAATTGGCCATTCCTAGATTATCTTGAGCACCACTAATTAAACTTAAATTCTTAAGTGGAGTAGGAGTAATAAGATCAGAAAGTTTTGTATTTGGTTTTGTGAAATAATCACTTAAAGTTTTTGATGGAACATTTACGCCAAGACATGTGTGAAGGTTAGCACCTCCAAGATCCATATCAATGGCAATTACCTTCATTCCCATAAGGGCAAGGCAAATTGACAAGTTTGACGTAACAAGACTTTTACCTACGCCACCTTTTCCGCCACCAATGGCCCAGATTTTCTTGCCATTATTTGATGCACCTAGATATTGACCAGCATCTGCTAAATGTGAATTTGTACTATTATTCAAAATACGTCCTTGTATTACTTGCTTAACTTTCCATCATTATAGCCAAAATTAAAAAGCCTCGAAAAGGTCTTTATTTTATTTTTCTAAAATTATATATTGTTGTAATGGAAAGTATTTATAGATTCCCAAGTAAGTTTGAGCCGCACTTATTACGAAAGTTAGTTCATATTTTTGCAGGATTGGGAATTGCCTCAATTTATCTAATTTCAAATCTAGATTCATATAGGTTTTCAATTATTGTTCTTAGTGCAAGTGCCGTGTTTACTCTAATTGAAATTCTTCGATTGAAATTTGATGGAATTAATCAGGTATTCGTTAACTCTTGCCGAGGAATCTTAAGAGATACTGAGGTTAATGGATTTACAGGAACTCCTCTTTTTCTTTTGGGGATCGGGCTTTCATTCTTTCTCTTTGATGAACAAATTGCACTTTTAGCAACTCTGATTCTTTCATTAGCTGATCCGGCATCTTCATTTGTTGGAATTCGTTATGGGAAGAGAAAGGTTATGCAGGATCGTACTTTTGA includes:
- a CDS encoding helix-turn-helix transcriptional regulator, coding for MSKEKNYYEVLEVAPNASADDIQKAYAAARAAYSGDSLAIYSLLSEEEAHKVLELIEEAYNILSNPTKRKKYNQARGIVIEDDTNYIPTSKPADENTIKVTNQMNRLVAKKRYGLEYEQNAEFEKEIEQCSEYTGEFLKKVREYKKVDVSRMSDMTKISKTFLQYIENEEVDKMPAIVYVRGFVYQYAKVLKLNPDLVANSYLQRVKALKEGN
- a CDS encoding diacylglycerol/polyprenol kinase family protein; this encodes MESIYRFPSKFEPHLLRKLVHIFAGLGIASIYLISNLDSYRFSIIVLSASAVFTLIEILRLKFDGINQVFVNSCRGILRDTEVNGFTGTPLFLLGIGLSFFLFDEQIALLATLILSLADPASSFVGIRYGKRKVMQDRTFEGSYACFLTTFLIVAFYGLLYFPLSLKIVIFAFFTAIATAFVELLSTKIDDNFTLSFFSACAMALINILVALV
- a CDS encoding RluA family pseudouridine synthase, which codes for MSDQNSKFVITITQEDHDEFTRLDQVLASKLEQSRSFLKELFKKGSITSDNKIELKKMPPVGTEVTIDIPPPREATAKAENIPLKILFEDEHLAIVVKPVGMVTHPAPGNYTGTLVNAILHHCKDIQGVGDEKRPGIVHRLDKGTSGVMVIAKNQKCHEELVKLFQAHDIDRYYQCISVSTKIPPEGRLESTIGRHPNNRLKMAVDVRGGKNSITNFKVLKYYQNLSHVELKLETGRTHQIRVHLSQLLNAPILMDPLYGVPKNDLLRIDNRLKAIIKDYEHPFLHAKILGFVHPITKQKLYFEEPPPPVFQEVLNFLESDSE
- a CDS encoding P-loop NTPase translates to MNNSTNSHLADAGQYLGASNNGKKIWAIGGGKGGVGKSLVTSNLSICLALMGMKVIAIDMDLGGANLHTCLGVNVPSKTLSDYFTKPNTKLSDLITPTPLKNLSLISGAQDNLGMANLKAAHKSKVLNDLRELDADYILLDLGAGTTNNTLDFFLGADQGILVTLPEPTSIENTYRFIKSIYHRKLQSVDDFLELGPLIDKVLNGKVGENRTPSEIIEKAMQINEAQGLKLKREIEAITPKLVINQARTQADIDIGFAMRIISKKYFGINLDYVGFLEYDATVWQSVKKKRPLILEFPNSALVKNFEHVINRILNLTKKIV